GGCGGGTTTCCGGAAGCTGACCGTCGTCGGGCAGGCTGCCGGGTGGTGTGTGCCGTTGGCGGCTAAGGACTGAATCCGCGATCCGTTGCGCAGCTTGGTCCGCCGTGATGTGCGTGGTGTCGATGACCTCGGCTTCATGGTGCAGCCAAGTATGAGCTGCCTCGGCGTACGGTTCCAGGTACGCGAAGCGGAACGTCGAAGGGGCAAGGTCCTTATCGTTCTGTATTCGGTCGCGGAGCGTTGCCTGGTCGGCGTGGAGAACAAAATGCTGGATCGGTATGCCGTGAGCGCTCAGCCCCTCGCTGATCTCCCGCCAGTAGGTCTCCACCAAGACCGTCATCGGCATCACGAGCGTTCCGCCGGTGTACTCGAGCACACGCCTGGCGGTTTCGACAACGAGCGTCCGCCACGGGTCCCAGTGCTGGAAGTTATCCGTCGCCGGAAGCCCGGGTTTGATGTCCATGAGTACCTCACCGACCTTTTCAGCGTCGAAGACGCGGGATCCGGGCAGCAACTGCTGCACGAGCGCGCTCGTCGTTGTTTTACCCGCCCCGTGGGTGCCGTTGAGCCAGATAATCATGGACCGAAGCCTAGCGCCAAAAGACGTTTGCTTCCCCGCCCGGCCGGCAGCCCGGGAGGGTCTCTTGGCGGAGGACTGGGTCTAGTTTGCTTCTGCCGGGACTGCAGGACGCATGCGCAGAAGGAGTCCGACGAGTAGTGCTGTGGCGAGGCAGAGGCCGGCGTTGATGCCGATGGCCGGTAATACGGCGTCCAGGACCTGCTGCGGGGCGTTGTCGCTGCCGTGCCGGAGTAGGGACGCGGCGATGATGGTGCTCATGACCGGGATGCCCATGGTGATGCCGACCTGCTGGCTCATGGTCGTCAGCCCGGTGGCGAGGCC
This genomic window from Arthrobacter sp. EM1 contains:
- a CDS encoding AAA family ATPase, which produces MIIWLNGTHGAGKTTTSALVQQLLPGSRVFDAEKVGEVLMDIKPGLPATDNFQHWDPWRTLVVETARRVLEYTGGTLVMPMTVLVETYWREISEGLSAHGIPIQHFVLHADQATLRDRIQNDKDLAPSTFRFAYLEPYAEAAHTWLHHEAEVIDTTHITADQAAQRIADSVLSRQRHTPPGSLPDDGQLPETRLSKTSL